One region of Oryzias latipes chromosome 6, ASM223467v1 genomic DNA includes:
- the mphosph6 gene encoding M-phase phosphoprotein 6 isoform X2 — protein sequence MQRGLDAETKKQLEEDERRIISDEHWYLDLPELCTKETVLVEEESFTPCEDLQFGRISFRGFNPEVEKLMTLLNPKDEDEEEKDVSCMQTDITDEEMALRYETLVGSMKKKYAKKRERAAMDQNDNHHEMDSEKKRTFLRPQD from the exons ATGCAGAGAGGGCTGGATGCAGAGACGAAGAAGCAGCTGGAGGAAGACGAGAGGAGGATCATCAGCGACGAGCATTGGTATCTGGACCTGCCCGAGCTCTGCACCAAAGA GACTGTgctggtggaggaggagagctTCACTCCCTGTGAGGACTTGCAGTTTGGCCGGATCTCCTTCAGAGGCTTTAACCCAGAGGTTGAG AAACTGATGACCTTGTTGAATCcaaaagatgaagatgaagaggagaaggATGTGAGCTGCATGCAGACAGACATCACAGATGAGGAGATGGCTCTGAG ATACGAGACTTTGGTGGGAAGCATGAAGAAGAAATATGCAAAGAAGCGGGAGAGAGCAGCCATGGACCAGAACGACAACCACCATGAGATGGACTCTGAGAAAAAGAGGACTTTTCTGAGGCCTCAGGACTGA
- the mphosph6 gene encoding M-phase phosphoprotein 6 isoform X1: MAADGVKLSKNLLRMKFMQRGLDAETKKQLEEDERRIISDEHWYLDLPELCTKETVLVEEESFTPCEDLQFGRISFRGFNPEVEKLMTLLNPKDEDEEEKDVSCMQTDITDEEMALRYETLVGSMKKKYAKKRERAAMDQNDNHHEMDSEKKRTFLRPQD, from the exons ATGGCTGCCGACGGAGTGAAACTCTCCAAGAATCTGCTGCGCATGAAG TTCATGCAGAGAGGGCTGGATGCAGAGACGAAGAAGCAGCTGGAGGAAGACGAGAGGAGGATCATCAGCGACGAGCATTGGTATCTGGACCTGCCCGAGCTCTGCACCAAAGA GACTGTgctggtggaggaggagagctTCACTCCCTGTGAGGACTTGCAGTTTGGCCGGATCTCCTTCAGAGGCTTTAACCCAGAGGTTGAG AAACTGATGACCTTGTTGAATCcaaaagatgaagatgaagaggagaaggATGTGAGCTGCATGCAGACAGACATCACAGATGAGGAGATGGCTCTGAG ATACGAGACTTTGGTGGGAAGCATGAAGAAGAAATATGCAAAGAAGCGGGAGAGAGCAGCCATGGACCAGAACGACAACCACCATGAGATGGACTCTGAGAAAAAGAGGACTTTTCTGAGGCCTCAGGACTGA